A DNA window from Fragaria vesca subsp. vesca linkage group LG3, FraVesHawaii_1.0, whole genome shotgun sequence contains the following coding sequences:
- the LOC101311161 gene encoding alkaline ceramidase 3-like, whose protein sequence is MADSISSFWGPVTSTIECCEKNYAYSSYIAEFFNTMSNVPSILLALIGLINALRQRFEKRFSVLHISNMILAIGSMLYHATLQHVQQQSDETPMVWEMLLYMYILYSPDWHYRSTMPTFLFLYGAVFAAVHSVVRFEIGFKVHYVILCLLCIPRMYKYYIYTQDVYAKRLAKLYVATLLIGSLCWLGDNVFCKEVSSWPINPQGHALWHLFMGFNSYFANTFLMFCRAQQRGWAPKIVHFMGLLPYVKIEKPKTQ, encoded by the exons ATGGCGGACTCAATATCGAGCTTCTGGGGTCCTGTCACGTCTACGATCGAGTGTTGTGAGAAGAACTATGCGTACTCTTCTTATATTGCAGAGTTTTTCAACACCATGTCGAACGTTCCCAGCATTCTACTGGCACTCATTGGTCTTATAAATGCTCTAAGGCAGCGGTTTGAGAAGAGATTCAGTGTACTTCACATATCTAATATGATACTTGCCATTGGAAGCATGTTATACCACGCTACATTGCAGCACGT GCAACAGCAGAGTGATGAAACTCCTATGGTTTGGGAGATGCTCCTTTACATGTATATCCTCTATTCCCCAGATTGGCACTATCGCAGTACAATGCCGACCTTCCTCTTCCTATATGGTGCTGTTTTTGCTGCAGTTCATTCAGTGGTCCGATTTGAGATTGGATTTAAGGTGCACTATGTGATCTTGTGTCTTCTTTGCATACCCCGAATGTACAAGTATTATATATACACACAGGACGTGTATGCCAAGAGGCTTGCGAAGCTCTATGTGGCCACTCTTCTTATAGGGAGTTTGTGCTGGCTCGGTGACAATGTCTTCTGCAAAGAGGTATCAAGTTGGCCCATAAACCCGCAAGGTCACGCCTTGTGGCATTTATTCATGGGTTTTAATTCCTATTTTGCAAACACGTTCTTGATGTTTTGCCGGGCTCAACAACGAGGATGGGCTCCAAAGATTGTTCATTTTATGGGGCTCTTGCCCTATGTGAAGATTGAAAAACCAAAAACCCAATGA
- the LOC101311445 gene encoding phosphatidate cytidylyltransferase-like has product MQRDNSAGNPSTPRSPRLRHRRRSAEQLLPDASNTNGGHLLVDDNNKYKTMWIRAYSTVWMIGGFALIIYLGHLAITAMVVVIQIFMAKELFNLLRKAHEDRHLPGFRLLNWHFFFTAMLFVYGRILSQRLVNTVTSDKFLHKVVSSLIQYHMVACYFLYIAGFMWFILTLKKKMYKYQFGQYAWTHMILIIVFTQSSFTVANIFEGIFWFLLPATLIVINDIAAYICGFFFGRTPLIKISPKKTWEGFIGASITTMFSAFWLAHIMGQFQWLTCPRKDLSTGWLHCDPGPLFTPEYHTLPGWLPEWFPWKGISILPVQWHALCLGLFSSIIAPFGGFFASGFKRAFKVKDFGDSIPGHGGITDRMDCQMVMAVFAYIYHQSFVLPQQLSVEILLDQILTNLTVEQQLALYEKLKQALQDSILG; this is encoded by the exons ATGCAAAGAGATAATAGTGCCGGAAACCCATCAACCCCAAGGTCCCCACGACTGCGGCACCGTAGACGCTCAGCTGAG CAACTTCTCCCAGATGCTAGTAACACGAATGGAGGTCATTTACTTGTTGATGACAATAATAAATACAAGACGATGTGGATTAGGGCATACTCTACTGTCTGGATGATTGGAGGATTTGCATTAATCATATATCTGGGTCATCTCGCTATAACTGCCATGGTGGTTGTTATCCAAATTTTCATGGCAAAGGAGCTGTTTAATCTCTTAAGGAAAGCTCATGAAGATAGGCATCTCCCAGGATTCAGGCTGTTAAACTG GCACTTCTTCTTCACTGCGATGCTGTTTGTTTACGGTCGAATACTCAGTCAACGGCTTGTCAACACTGTGACTTCAGATAAATTTTTACACAAGGTTGTGAGCAGTCTTATCCAGTATCATATGGTCGCCTGCTATTTCTTGTACATTGCAG GTTTTATGTGGTTCATTCTTACATTGAAGAAGAAGATGTACAAGTATCAATTTGGCCAGTATGCATGGACACACATGATCCTAATAATTGTGTTTACACAATCCTCTTTTACTGTAGCCAACATCTTTGAAGGAATTTTCTG GTTTCTTCTGCCAGCAACACTCATAGTCATCAATGATATTGCTGCTTATATTTGCGGCTTCTTTTTCGGAAGAACCCCTTTGATTAAGATATCTCCAAAGAAAACTTGGGAGGGGTTCATTGGAGCTTCGATTACAACTATGTTTTCAGCCTTTTGG CTTGCACATATCATGGGCCAGTTTCAGTGGCTAACATGTCCAAGAAAG GATTTATCTACTGGTTGGCTTCACTGTGATCCTGGTCCATTGTTTACTCCAGAATATCATACCTTACCAGGATGGCTCCCTGAATGG TTTCCTTGGAAAGGGATCTCAATTTTGCCAGTTCAGTGGCATGCTCTATGTCTCGGTTTGTTTTCATCAATTATAGCACCTTTCGGAGGCTTCTTTGCAAGCGGTTTCAAAAGAGCTTTCAAAGTCAAG GACTTTGGTGACAGTATCCCTGGGCACGGTGGAATCACAGACAGAATGGATTGTCAG ATGGTAATGGCTGTTTTTGCTTACATCTATCATCAGTCATTTGTTTTGCCTCAACAGCTCTCCGTTGAAATATTATTGGACCAG ATTTTGACAAACCTTACTGTCGAGCAGCAGCTAGCTCTGTATGAGAAGCTTAAACAAGCTTTGCAGGACAGTATACTCGGATGA